The Vitis vinifera cultivar Pinot Noir 40024 chromosome 3, ASM3070453v1 region aaacaaaaatacagaTCTGCATCCCAATGCTTCTCCTCTCCTGTCGAAACTTTGATATCTATCATCTTATGCCTTCATTCAAAGCAATATATGTAAGTTCAGGGCGGGCCTACAGTGCTGGCCATTTAAATTCCTTTTGGGTTGGGCCGAATAGGGAGGATTGCAGGCCCAATCTGGTTATGAGAGAAGGACAGTCTTTTGAGGCCTTGTGGGCTGGCACTTCTTTTAGGCCCACAAAGGGAAGTATTTTAAAAGAAGCTAGGGCTTCTTTAGGACAATCACGTTCAGAGAGTTTGGTTCTAAGAAGAACTCTTGCCCAGCGGGATGCCGTCTGCAGCGGAGAGAAGCGAGAAACAAAGGGCTTCCCTTGCGGACGAGTGGCTGATGGAGGAAAATTCCAGGTACTCCAATCTTGAGCCCTCTGCGATGTGCTTTTGGGGGGGACgggtctcttcttcttctactctCTCTGGGGGAAAGGGGGCTGTGATTGAGATGGATGAAAGGTGCGGTAATGACGCCGTGGAGAAGGAAAGTGAAGGGAAGTTAAACTTTACTCCGTTGAGAGTGTGTCTGGCGGAAGTAAGGGACGATCAGATGGGAGTGGGGGTTTCTTTTATGTTGGAAGAGGGGAGAGGCGAAGGGGTTGAGAAAGAAGGAGAAGACGAGGAGAGTTGGAGGTATAGTTGTCTGGCAAGATTTTGTCAGTGTTTGGGAATGCCTTCGGAAGGCTTTGAAAGGGAGATATTGCAACTCCTCAATAAAATTAGGGAAAGAAGGGATTGTTTTGAGAGGGTtacaggaaaaaaaaggaaaggtaaGGGACTTTCAAGATTTGATCGTGAATTAAAGAAACTTGAGTGGTCGGTGAATTATGGAGGAATTGTAGAGGATCGGGGCCATCAAGAGTCTGGTAGATGAAACTAAGGATTCTGTCGTGGAATGTAAGGGGGGCAAACGACCAGGAAAAGAGAAGGGTGATAAAGGATGTGATTAAATCACAGAAGGTTGACCTAGTGTgtattcaggaaacaaaaatccAGGAGATGTCAAATGGGTTGGTCAAAAGCCTCGGGGTTGGAAGATGTTTGGAATGGGGGTTTTTAAATTCCAGGGGGACGGCTGGGGGGGTGTTGGTGTTTTGGGATAACAGGGTATTGCAATTAGAGAAGATGGAGGTGGGCAAATTTACAGTCTCTTGTCGTTTTAAGAGCTGTGAGGATGGGTTCTGTTGGTGTTTCACAGGAGTTTATGGGCCCACAGCAAAAGCGGAGAGAGAGGATTTTTGGAGTGAGCTGGGGGCAATAAAAGGGTTATGGAATGAGCCGTGGTGCGTTGCAGGAGACTTCAATATGATTAGATTCCCATCTGAGAGGAGCAGAGGAGGTCGTTTAACCCAGGcaatgaggagattttcagaGGTGGTTGAGGAGTTAGAATTAAGGGATTTGCCACTTCAAGGGGGGGGTGTTCACGTGGTGTGGTGGTCTCAATAATCGATCAAAATCAAGAATTGATCGATTTTTCATTTCTGAGGATTGGGAAACTCATTTTCAAGGGGCCATCCAAACTGTCTTGGTTAGGCCTATCTCTGACCATGCCCCGATTCTTCTGGATGGGGGAGGAATGAGGAGAGGACCCACgccttttagatttgagaacatgtggctgaaAAGTGAGGGCTTTAAAGAGGTAATGAGACAGTGGTGGGAGGGGATTCAAGTGAATGGATCGGCTAGTTTCATATTGACTGAAAAACTGAAGGCCTTAAAACCGCTGTTAAGAAGTTGGAATAAAGAGGTTTTTGGACAGATTGATTTAGAGAAACAGAAAGCATGGAACTTAATAGAGTACTGGGACAAGGAAGAAATGGTTCGTTCTCTGtcaatagaagaagaagaagttagGAAGGAGGCAAGGGAGTTATATAAGAAGTGGGCTCTATTGGAAGAAGTATCATGGAGGCAAAAGTCTAGGGAAATTTGGCTAAAAGAGGGGGACAGAAACaccaagttttttcataaaatggcaAATGCTCATAGAAGGAGGAAGCAACTGAATAGAATAAAGGTGAATGAGAGGTGTTTTACTGAGGAGAGTGAAATCAAAGAGGAGGTTGGCAGAAATTTCCAAGAACTGTTGACAAACCCGGGTGATTGGAAGCCTAGTATTGAAGGGCTAAACTTTGAGAGGCTGGAAGAGAGGGAGGTAGAGAGGCTGGAGCAGCCATTTTCAGAGGAGGAGGTCTTTGAAGCGCTGAAAGGCTGTTGCGGTGAGAAAGCACCAAGGCCGGACGGCTTCTCAATGGCCTTTTGGCAGTTTgcttgggattttgtgaaggtGGAGGTCTTGAATTTATTCAGACAGTTTCATGAGACGGGGAGATTTGTCAGAAGCATGAATGCAACCTTCTTAgttttgattcccaagaaaggGGGGGCTGAGGACTTAAAGGACTTTAGGCCAATAAGTTTGGTGGGAGGGCTTTACAAATGGTTAGCTAAGGTGTTGGCTAACAGGTTAAAAGGAGTGTTAGCTAAAGTGATATCTTTatctcaaaatgcttttgtggaggggCGGCAGATTATGGACGCAGTTCTGATCGCTAATGAGGCAATAGATTCCATCCTGAAAAATAATAGAGGGGCAATAATGTGCAAATTAGATATAGAGAAAGCTTATGACCATGTGGATTGGAATTTTTTGATAGCGGTAATGGGGAAAATGGGATTTGGAGGTAGGTGGTGTAATTGGATAAAGTGGTGCTTATCCACTGTCAGATTTTCAGTTATGGTGAATGGCAGTCCAATGGGTTTTTTCCAGAGCTCGAGGGGCATAAGGCGAGGAGACCCCCTCTCGCCTTATTTATTCGTAATAGTGATGGAGGCTTTCAGTTGTTTGATGAAAAGAGCAGTTGGTGGTGGTTTTTTGACGCCTTGTTTGGTTCGGGGAAGAAGGGGCGAAGGGGTCCAGATTACAcatttgttgtttgctgatgacacgTTGGTCTTTTGTGAAGCTAAAGAGGATCAGTTGACACACCTATGCTGGCtgctaatgtggtttgaggctttgTCAGGGTTGAAAGTGAATATGGAAAAGAGTGAATTGATTCCAGTTGGTAGAGTTGAAAATGTGGGAAAGTTAGCTGATGAATTTGGTTATAAGGTGGGAAACTTACCATCCACCTACCTAGGAATGCCTTTAGGTGCTCCTTTTAAATCTAGTGGTGTTTGGGATGGAATAGAGGAAAGATTCAAAAGgagattggctatgtggaagcgACAGTACATTTCAAAAGGAGGAAGGATTACCTTAATTCGGAGTACTTTGTCCAACTTGCCAATCTATTTCATGTCCATCTTCCAAATTCCAAGGGCGGTTAGGATAAGACTGGAAAAgatacaaagagattttctgtGGAGAGGAGGCGCTCTTGAGCAGAAACCTCACTTAGTAAGGTGGTCGATTGTGTGTGATGATAAAGGTAAAGGAGGGTTGGGGGTAAAGAGTCTTGGGTTGTTCAATAAGGCTCTCCTGGGAAAGTGGGCATGGCGTTTTGCTAACAAGAAAACGGCCTTATGGAATCAGGTGATTAGAAGGAAGTATGGGGAGAAGAAAGGAGGATGGAGATCTTGTGAGATTAGGGAGGCTTATGGGGTTGGTTTGTGGAAAGCTATAAATAAGGTGGGACAATTTGTAACCCCTTTTTTTGGCTATGAGGTGGGGAATGGTAAGAatgtgaggttttggaaagataagtggtgtggTACCAGCCCTTTAAGCGAGGCTTtcccttctttattttccatagCATCGTCAAAAGAGGCATGGGTAAATGAAGTGTGGACAGCCGAGGGGGATAGGAGGGGAAGTTGGACTCCTACTTTCAATAGGcagtttaatgattgggaattggaagaAGTGGGAAGGTTACTTAggtgtttggaaggaaagatgGTGAGGGTGGATGAGGAGGACAGGGTGAGATGGGTGGAATCAAAGGATGGGGTTTTTTCGGTAAAGTCCTTGTATAGGGCAATGCAGCAAGTGTCGTCAGCTTGGTTTCCTTCAAAGATTATTTGGATGTCTTATGCTCAACCCAAGATAAgcttctttgcgtgggaggcgtCGTGGGGTAGAGTCCTAACTTTGGACCGTCTGCAAAAGAGGGGTTgggctttggcaaataggtgttttctttgcCAAAAGTGCGGggagtcgattgaccacctcctccttcattgtGAAAGAACAAGGGAGGTGTGGACCTTgctcctctctttttttggaGTCTCTTGGGTTTTTCCGCGTTCGGTTAAGGAAACTCTAATAGGTTGGAGAGGTTCCTTTATGGGCAAGAAGAGGAAGGTGACGTGGCTTTTGGgaccgttatgcttgttttgggtcaTTTGGAAGGCTAGAAATTCAATTGCTTTTGAGGACGGGGTGCTATCTATACAAAAGCTGAAAATTTCCTTTGTGTATTTGCTATGGTCGGAAACCAAAgtgtggataaaagatggtccttcgaccttattagattttatagattgggtgtGCATGTATTAAGAAAGAGGGTTTTTTGTGCTTTCATAGAGGGGTGGGTTCTTTTGTAAGGGGCTGAGTCGTTTTTATTCTATACTGTAACTATTTGAGTCGCTTCTTTAGCGTCTCTTTTTCAATACATATATCACttactgatcaaaaaaaaaaaatatatgtaagtCCAGGGAACAAGTATGAAGGGGGACATCCCCACACCAAGAGTCATTCCAAAAGGATACCTTACTCCCATCCCCACAATAATTCCATTAAAACCATCATGATCACCCTCCAAAATTGCACATGAAGTAATTCTCCTACCTTGATCTTCCAACCAATGACTGCTTATATATCACAACTTTAAAAGCTGTTTAGTATGTTTGGAGGTTTATTGATGCATTCCAGCAAGAGGTCCTCCTAAATATAACTCTAAATCTACTCTCTTTCTCAATATTACTCACTTAGGACAATTAGGAGAAACATATCTTAAACTTGTTTACTTCCCAATCTTCAATCGGAAAGAAACATCAGTTTCTGACAACTCTCaactgaaaaaaattaaaattaattggcGGGTTCTGTTGACATGTGTTTAACAAGATACCCTATTTGTAGAAATTTTAACACCATCCAGCATGGTTTGTAGCTCATTGCAAGTTAACATGAAATATAACCATCCAAAGACAATCTTTGATTCAAAAAACAATAACATTTTAAACAAGCTTAGTTGCTTCATTTTGATTTGAACAAGCACATTCACAAAAACATATATAAGATATCCAATTCAATTGCAGTTAGcatttatttcctcttttattGTGGCAACTTTAAACTGAAAATACCCTCAATACAGAGCCATGGAACCAATACAACAAACAACTGATTTTGTAGAATTTAGTCAGTTAGTAAATGCATTCTGAATTCAACCAATTATTTATCTACAGTATTCTGGTTAAACTGAAGTCAATTTAGAGTGCAGGAAACTCTGCAATATATAATTGCACCAATCTATGCaacatcataagaaatgataaagTCAGTCACATGCAATGAATGGTTCCATAGACATATGCCATGCTAAATCAGTTATGTAGTTTGATGTGACAATCATAAAGTATAATAGATGAGTACATAAAAAAGGGTAATTACCTGGTTTCTCTGTCCCGCTCCCTtatctccctctctctttctctttctttattcTCCCTGTCCCGACTCCTCTCCCTGTCTTTCTCATCCCGTTCACTTAGATGCTTTTCTGATCGGCTCCTGCTTCTGCGGGAACGCTCTCtttccctctccctctctctctctctctcactttcgCGATCCCGCTCTCTCCTATCCCGATCACGATCCCGCTCTCTGTTTCTGTCTTTCTCCCTGTCTCTCTCCTTCCCATTCCTCTCCTCCCTATCCCTGTCTCTGTCTCGGTCTCTTTCTCTGTGTTCACGGCTACTCCTGTGGCGGTCCCTCTCTCCATCTCGGGATGATGAGCGAGGATGAGATGATCCCCTCTCTTTCCGCCTGTCATGATCACGAGAATCATCTCCAGATTTTGAGCGCTTCAAACGGCGATCCAAATCATCATCATTGTCCTCACTCTTATGCTTTGAACTGCGACTACGCTCCTTTTCCCCTGATTTAACAGTCTCATCACCCCCATTAACAGTCTCTTTCACTTTCTGTGATTCAGGATTTTCAACAGTTTTCTCCAAATAATCATACTCATCAAAATCCATTGTTCAACTTTTAATCAATCAAGCTactacttgaaaaaaaaaaaaccctcaagaAATAACCTTTATTGCAACAGAAATCTGCAACCAACAACaaacaaatagaaaaacaaaatacatgAAAATGAACTATCAATTCCAGAAACTTCTAAACACTAATGGTCCATTGAATTCGCTGTGCAGTTTCTGTCCAAAGCAATATCTACCCAACCTACCACAACATTTCTATAGCAATAAATCGGAGCACAGAGGCTCTTCTTGTTCAtttctatgaaaaaaattcCCATCTATCCTCATGGATATTTAGTGATGTCTCACACCCTTAAATTTGCTTCAGGGAAAAGAAACTCTCCCCAACTGGGATAAAATAACCAGATACCCAACAGATGTTCCAATAGATTTAggaaatgtaaaagaaaataggaaacCTTCAACTGCAATATTGGTAAACCCCAGGAGGAGAATAAAACTAGGTATTGTAAAGAGAGTTTTAGAGATTACTCATCTAAGAGCTGAGCCATGTCAACCTCAACCTACTATAGCATTCCTATATCCCATTCCTTCCACAATTTCCCAGCAACAAACCAGATCATAAAGGCCCCACTTCTTTGTTTTGACAGAAAATCTCCCATTCCATGTCAGGGTCAACACTAATTTATGCAAACATTATGCCTATATTATTAGCCTCTTCGCTTTGCTTCAgggaaaatttttctttccaactGAAATGAAATTCCTCATTGAGACAAACAGAAACTTGACCAAGCATCCCCGAAAAATTAGAAACCAAAAAGGGGAAAATTTGTAATTGCTATAGTGGTGAACCCAGAAGGGTTATGAGGCTAGGGTTTTAACAAAGTTTTAGTGATTACTCATCTCATACCTCAACTTACCATAACATTCCTAGATCCCATTCCTTCTCCTATAATTTCCCAGCAACAAACCTCACCACATTGGCCCCATCTTCCCAAAAATTCCATTTCAGGCTCGACACTGATTTAAACGAACCTTATGCATATCATTACCCCCTAAGATTCACTCCATGGAAAAATTCTCCCTCTGACTGGAATTAAATTCCCCACAGAAACTCAACCGAGAGttccaaataaatttagaaaaaaaaatgtaagttttCGATGGCATCCATGATGAAATCCAAGAGAAGAACGAAGCTAGGGTTTGTAAATGCAGCTTTAGAGATTACTCACCTCTGAGCTGAGCCACATCAACCTCAACCTACCACAACATGCCTAGATCCCACTCCTTCTCCTACAACATCCTTCCCATCCATTTCAGGTTCCAAACTAATTAACATAAACTTAATGCATATATTAAAAGCCTCATATCTTCATTccagggaaaaaaataaaataatcttcgCCCCCCTCCTCCCCCGACACTGCAATTAAATTCCTCATTGAAACAAACAGAAACTCAATGGAGCCTACCaaataaatttagtaaaaattaaaattttcagttGCAACAGTGCTGAGCCCTAGGAGGAGAATGAAGCTAGGGTTTGTAGAGAGATTTAAAGAGAATACTTACCTCAGAGCTCTCCAACTCTCCGACAACGACGGTGAGGAAGAATTGGCCGAAGAAGAAAAATCCTCTCGAGGCTAAAGACGATGTGTAGGGTCGAGTTTGGAGCACTAGGGCAAACAGACTGGGAAATTGGGCGTCACATGATTTAAAGCGTGTGGGCTCTCGGGTTGGTGGTTGGTGCGGTGCGGAGCCCCGGGTTTGACACACACTGCTGGCGGATCTTTTATTTTTACCCTgggatatttttattataattaatccCTGTTACTAAAAACACATTCAATTTGAAAGTAGCATAAAATGTAATAGAAAAATgattctatttttcaaaaattaagttaaaaacaaaaaaaaacacacacacacaccttAATCCTTTTTTCAAATTGTGTATGAAACCGAAAAACATATTTCATTTCTTCGTATTCGAGCAAAATTCTTACTCAacacatttaataattttttgataaaaaattgggttttaataacttaatatattttaattatttttatttattttttaatgacaatttttttaaaataattatacaattgTAAAGTATTATCGAAAAGAAAACATTCaagataaaaattatcattaagAGTAGGTATTTGAAAACCCGGATCATTGTAATTAACTGAAATAATGTAtacttatacaaatataaagaataattgaaaataaaacaccCGACATCAAAAATTATTGTCAAGAACAAGTACTTGAAAACTAGATTGCCCTAAGAAGCTTGAAACAGAACTTGATCATATTTTTCCCCAGTATGTAACATTATTTTCATGAGAAAACCTGAAAAATATCTGCAGTTTGACACACAGTTTCAGGTCAAAGAGATCTTCAGCACTGGGATCTGATTAAACCTTGTTTCTGATGAAGGAATTATTATAGTTTCAGTTCAGTTGGAGCTTCACTCCCAGCAAAGAGGCCAAATGAGAGATATATTGGTTCAAGAATCTAGTCTACATAAAGGAATCAATAAATATTATGCAGAAACATCGGAAAATTTctgcaattttttaaaattacaggGCATGCTTATGTAGTCCACATCTGAATCAGAAAAATGTGATGGTTTCATCTGATGAAGGGCACACAGCTGCCCAAATCTAGGGACTCCCCAGTATTATTGGTAgcacagagttggatatttgGCTAGAAAACAAGGGTTGTCATGTCTATCATCTTTGCACCTTTGCTTCACTTTCAGAAGTCCTGCTTGGGATGACTTTTGAGCCCTCTCTACTGAACATTCCCCATCCTCCTTGTCCATCCTGATTGACACCTCCTCTCTGGCTGCCATCGGATTTTGATGGGAAGTTCGCATTGAAGACGCCTCCCGCACTGGGATTTCTTGCAGATTCAGATGGGTTTCCTTCTTTGTTCCTGTTAACTTCTGATGCCATGCCTTGTTTCCCAGGAGCAGTAGCTTTTGAAGCACTGAAAATCCCGTAACTTGATGTCGGGGAGCTTGGAGGCACAGGATGAGACTGTTCTGGCTTGGGACCATCATTTGTGGGAGGCTTCGAGTTTCTGGATACAGAAGTATCAGCTGGAACTTGCTTAGTTCCCCCTGTTGAGGGCACGAAATTTAAATCAGACCATGACTGCTTTCCTTGATTTGGTAACCGAGGTTCTGACCTTGCTGAGTTTGCAGATGGATCTAGCTTCCCAGGAGCTTCAGCTTTTAGGGCACTAAAGTCCCCGTAACTAGGTCGTGGAGAGCTAGGAGGCCGAGATGGTTCTTGCATGGGAATCTCATGCAGTGGAAGCTTCAAGTTTCTGAACACAGAAGCATCAGTTCCATCCTGCCTTGTTCTTCCTGTTGAAGGTGAGGAATTCGTATCAGATCGTGCTTGCTTTCCTTGGTTTAGAAACTGGGGTCCTAACCTCAGTGAGTTTGTTGCACCCGGGCCCTTATTATCCATGGATGTTGTTGGCATAAACCTGTTCCTTGGTTCACTTTTTCTGTACCTATTCAGAGTTTCAGGTGGAGGCTCAGTTAGGGAGGATGGAACCGAGTTCGTTCTGGTAGAATCAAGGACTGGTCTGGGGCCATGCATAATGTCAGAGAGATTAATATTTTCAAGAGAGGAGGATGTTTCTAGCTTAGCATTCGTTTGTTTATCAGTAGAATTTGAAGGGTTTGCATCATTGGTAAAATCAAATACTTTGTCAAAGTCATCATTCGCATCAAAAACTGACCAAGTAGCTTTGTTATCTTCAAGATTTTTATCTGCCATTCTCATAGAAGGGGATATAGGTGTGTCTGCTTCATCAGAAAGGACCTCATCCTCATTTTCCAGATCAGATTCTGCCGTGTCTGATTCTACTTCAAGCTGTATGGGGCTTTCAACATGACTAGAAGGATTAATGGTTGGGCTGATGGTTGGGGACATAGTAGCAGCCTCAGAGCTTGTAACACCAACAACCTTGGAAGCCTTTTTTCCAGAGCCTTTCTTTGATGGACCAAACTTGATATGCCTAACTATTACATATGCCTGTCTTTTCTCTACCCTTGGTCCACTTTCCACAAAACAAACATCTTCAATCTGTGAAAAGTTGTTAATGGCAATGAATGAGAAAAGGAGACAACAAGTAATTACGAATGACCAGGACaaagaaatatgagaaaaatcaAGTTATGGCCTTACCAAACTAGACAGACGAGTTAACAATCCCCCCAAGTCTTGATCTTCAGTACCCATGGCCATACACTATTTAAGAATAGAAGATAAAACAGTTAATTTTGGTATCCTCGTTGAAATATAATAAAGGATACACAAACAAACCACACACGCAAGATAAGAAGCAAAGAGCATAAGAGAACTTATAAAAATCAGGTTTGTCTGCTTATGCAAGTGTGGACAAATGAATCTCCCTTCTCAGAAAGTAAAGaaccataaataaaattaaacataagaCACACAAGCAAAACCAAATCTGGAAGGCATGTTAGAAAGTTACTCATGCATAACTAATTTACAGTTCCCACAATCTTGAGAAACAATTAGATAATCTGCACTTGCTTTAGCATTCACCCATGGATACTAACATGAGCCCTTGGCATACTCACAATTTACCATTGTAGGATTCGTGCTTTTGCATCTTCTGGCCAAGTATTTCTGAAATATACATACATGGACAAAATGTCTGTGATATACGGAGCTCAGATTctaaaattagagaaaaaccAGCACAAAATTtagctttattattttttatcagatgcaaaatttagttttgttttttttttatcagatgcaaaatttagtttttttttttttttatcagatacAAAATTTAGTTTTATGCCAAATAGAATATCACCCCTGGAAATTCAATATGCACCCATCAAccagaaaatatataaatctcaACTAGGAATATGTCCAAGCCAATTTCTCATCTGCTCTGTTTCTTtcttatgtttcttttttctgcAGTATCCTTGGCCTTtgtgtttttctctctttctctgggAGCTGCAGGTATACTTTCCATGTACATAGCTCATGCCCCTTTTGCTGGCTCTTGgt contains the following coding sequences:
- the LOC100248653 gene encoding translation initiation factor IF3-1, mitochondrial, whose translation is MSFWHRINQPKLKWQTLTRQFKRCSLQIPHAHSLNNTPRQTIRGFENPCWVNRRNPSDFCYNVRFFAAPVQAKPKQEEKDASGPRMNDQIRADFVRLVTDDGHEIVSRMVALERARKLKLDLVEVQRKADPPVCKIMDFHREKYKQQIKEKDRTKSKSELTLRKGDCKEVRFSGKTEAKDLKMKADMVKRLMDRGYRVKCMAMGTEDQDLGGLLTRLSSLIEDVCFVESGPRVEKRQAYVIVRHIKFGPSKKGSGKKASKVVGVTSSEAATMSPTISPTINPSSHVESPIQLEVESDTAESDLENEDEVLSDEADTPISPSMRMADKNLEDNKATWSVFDANDDFDKVFDFTNDANPSNSTDKQTNAKLETSSSLENINLSDIMHGPRPVLDSTRTNSVPSSLTEPPPETLNRYRKSEPRNRFMPTTSMDNKGPGATNSLRLGPQFLNQGKQARSDTNSSPSTGRTRQDGTDASVFRNLKLPLHEIPMQEPSRPPSSPRPSYGDFSALKAEAPGKLDPSANSARSEPRLPNQGKQSWSDLNFVPSTGGTKQVPADTSVSRNSKPPTNDGPKPEQSHPVPPSSPTSSYGIFSASKATAPGKQGMASEVNRNKEGNPSESARNPSAGGVFNANFPSKSDGSQRGGVNQDGQGGWGMFSREGSKVIPSRTSESEAKVQR